Genomic DNA from Gemmatimonadaceae bacterium:
GTACGACGACGTCAGCGGGTGGGTGAACGACCAGTTCTACTCGCAGGGCGAGTTTTACCAGGAGTTCGGCGACTTCGACGTGGCCATGACGGTGCCGCATGATCATATCGTGCGCGCCACCGGCGTGCTGCAGAACCCGAACGAGGTGCTCACCGCCACTCAGCGCGCGCGACTGCTGCAGGCATGGAGTTCCGACGAGCCGGTTTTCATTGTCCGCCCGGATGAGGTGACCAAGCCCGAGACTCGCCCCGCCGGCCGGGCGCCGCTCACCTGGCGCTTCAAGGCGCAGAACGTGCGTGACTTCGCATGGGCGAGCTCCAGGACTTTCGTCTGGGACGCGATGGGCTTCCGGTATGCGAAGGGCGGCCGCCTCATCGAGCTGCATTCCGTCTATCCGCGCGACGCGATGCCGCTGTGGGACCAGTACAGCACCAAGGCCATCAGGCAGACCATGGTCACCTACGGGCGCATGGTCATCGAGTATCCCTACCCCGTGGCGAGCAACGTGCATGGCTCGGTGGGCGGCATGGAGTACCCGATGATCGCCTTCTGCGGCGCGCGTCCCCGCCCTGACGGCACGTTCGATCCGTCGCTCAAGTGGCGGCTCATCTCGGTGACCATCCACGAGGTCGGGCACAACTGGTTCCCGATGATCCTCGCCTCGGACGAGCGCCGCTGGGGGTGGATGGACGAGGGAATGAACTCGTTCATCCAGTACTACGCCGAGAAGGAGTGGGATCCCGCTTACCCGTCCAATCGCGGTCCGGCGCCGAAGATCGTCGACTACTTCAGGGAAGTCGCGCAGGTCCCGATGATGACCGAGTCGGACCTGGTCTACGCCAACTACAGCCCGCAGGCGTACGCCAAGCCGGCGGCGACGCTGGTGATGCTGCGTGAGCAGGTGCTGGAGCCGGCGCAGTTCGACCGCGCCTTCCACGAGTACGCGCAGAAGTGGGTCTTCCGGAAGCCGCAACCCGCCGACTTCTTCCGCACGATCGTGAACGGCGCGGGCGAGAACCTCAACTGGTGGTGGCGTGGCATCTTCTACACGACGTACGCCAATGACCAGGCGCTGGGCAGCGTGCAGACGCAGAACGCCACCGACATCACCGGCAACACGGCGCGCGGCAAGTTCTATCACACCATCACCGTCGAGCAGAAGGGCGGCCTGGTGATGCCCATCCAGCTCGGCGTGACCTACGACGATGGCACGTCGGACCTGATCAAGCTGCCCGCGGACGTCTGGCGCTTCAACGAGAAGACCTTCACCTACGGCTACTTCTCGAACAAAGCGCTCGCGCAGGTGGTAGTAGACCCCAATGAGGTCTTTGCCGACGTGAACCGCGCCAACAACGCCTGGAAGCCGGTGC
This window encodes:
- a CDS encoding M1 family metallopeptidase, with the protein product MTPHRALRIAALCSIAAPLSAQRGGPPVTTPPQWLNADTTRKTNQSNFRAIEQWPTPNEYRTASGSPGPKYWQQKVDYTIRVTLDTVKHEITGTERVTYHNNSPNALPYLWFQLDQNVERPDSRAQLSSRPLPRGLAQMSGQALRLLDLTGEEAQKLGTRIARVSTIGADGTRRAAPYFVNGTSMCIELPAPIATGQSAQVEIEWAYIVPEIGRNTQRNARDKVKDGWEYEIAQWYPRAAVYDDVSGWVNDQFYSQGEFYQEFGDFDVAMTVPHDHIVRATGVLQNPNEVLTATQRARLLQAWSSDEPVFIVRPDEVTKPETRPAGRAPLTWRFKAQNVRDFAWASSRTFVWDAMGFRYAKGGRLIELHSVYPRDAMPLWDQYSTKAIRQTMVTYGRMVIEYPYPVASNVHGSVGGMEYPMIAFCGARPRPDGTFDPSLKWRLISVTIHEVGHNWFPMILASDERRWGWMDEGMNSFIQYYAEKEWDPAYPSNRGPAPKIVDYFREVAQVPMMTESDLVYANYSPQAYAKPAATLVMLREQVLEPAQFDRAFHEYAQKWVFRKPQPADFFRTIVNGAGENLNWWWRGIFYTTYANDQALGSVQTQNATDITGNTARGKFYHTITVEQKGGLVMPIQLGVTYDDGTSDLIKLPADVWRFNEKTFTYGYFSNKALAQVVVDPNEVFADVNRANNAWKPVPRVQP